The Kitasatospora sp. NBC_00374 genome has a segment encoding these proteins:
- a CDS encoding TetR/AcrR family transcriptional regulator, with product MPTRARQTQRRNQVLSREQIIATAIDLLDTGGEGALTVRAMTDRLTTGSGAIYYHVGNRDELMDTATETVITAALAARPGGAEATPEDEIRAVALALFDAIAEHHWLATRLTLQIIRNPVGPVTVGIFERLGQQVGALGVPQARWFSAASTLVHYILGAVSQNARIEDAASGVDPEADREEFLEATSQAWQDLDAETYPFMHAIVGQIREHDDREQFLTGIAVVLDGLTHLR from the coding sequence ATGCCAACACGAGCACGCCAGACTCAACGGCGTAACCAGGTGCTATCCCGGGAGCAGATCATCGCCACCGCGATCGACCTTCTCGACACCGGTGGCGAGGGGGCCCTGACCGTCCGGGCGATGACCGATCGCCTGACCACCGGGTCAGGGGCGATCTACTACCACGTCGGCAACCGGGACGAGCTTATGGACACGGCGACGGAAACCGTCATCACCGCCGCCCTGGCCGCCCGGCCCGGCGGGGCCGAGGCGACACCCGAGGACGAGATCCGCGCGGTCGCCCTGGCCCTGTTCGACGCCATCGCCGAGCACCACTGGCTCGCCACACGGCTGACCCTCCAGATCATCCGCAACCCCGTCGGCCCGGTGACGGTGGGAATCTTCGAAAGGCTCGGCCAGCAGGTCGGCGCCCTGGGCGTCCCGCAGGCCCGCTGGTTCTCCGCGGCCTCGACGCTCGTCCACTACATCCTCGGCGCGGTCAGCCAGAACGCCCGCATCGAGGACGCCGCCTCGGGCGTCGACCCCGAGGCGGACCGCGAGGAGTTCCTCGAAGCGACCTCGCAGGCGTGGCAGGACCTCGATGCCGAGACCTACCCGTTCATGCACGCCATCGTCGGCCAGATCAGGGAGCACGACGACCGCGAGCAGTTCCTCACCGGCATCGCCGTCGTTCTCGACGGCCTCACCCACCTGCGTTGA